Genomic DNA from Mycobacterium stomatepiae:
GCCCCGCCGCCCGAGCAGACCGTGACGGTGACCGAGTCCACCGAGACGGTGACCGCGCCACCCCCACCACCGCCCTCGACGACGACCACCACCACCGAAGCGCCCGTGACGACAACCGAGGTGCCGCCCACCACGACCTATCAGCCGGCGCCCACCACGACGGTCCCGCCGCCACCGACGACGACGTTTACGCCGCCGCCCCCGCCGACCGAACGGGAAAGGCCGCACTGGCCGTGGCGGCGCTACTGACGCGGCTGAATGTTGGCGCCGTGCGCGGCGAAGTCAGCCACCATGGCCTCGGCGCTGCGCACCGCGGCCCGGCAGGCTTTGGTGGTGAACGGGTCGTTGAGCGGATGTTCGGCCCGGCGGCGCCAGCGTTGCGCCGCGGCGAATGCGGCCCGCGGCCCCTCGTTGGGCTCCAAACCGAGCCGGCTGGCCGGGCGGGTGCCGGACCCGCCGATGATGCGGCGCAGCGACGCGATTTCTTCCTGATTCAACATCGTTGGCCGAGAAGATAATTGGCTAAGCAGGCGCAGCTCCTCAAACGCATGCGTGTCGGCCAGCAGCGGGTCGATATCGGCGATGACGTAGGGCGTCGCGACGATCGGAAACGCCTCGACGAACCTGCGCAGTGACACCAGCGCGGTGTGCGCCTTGAGCATGTCGGAGCGTTGCGCGAATTGCTGATCGATGACCTCGCGCAGCGCCACCAGCCCACTGCGCTCCAGTAGTTCGTCGGCCAGGCCCGCCGCGTCGGCGACACCGGTGGCCAGCACCGCCAGCGAGATCCGCAGGCCGAACATGCCGAACCGGTCCAGCAGCTGGGCGCGGGTCGCCGCGTCGACGGGCAGCGGGCTGTCGACGCGCACGAAGCGGTCCACGCTCAGCATGGCCTTACCGAGTTCGGTCTTGTCGGTCGCGGCGAGCTTCTGCAGGGCGATGAACTCGCTTTGGCGCAGCGTGCGCGCGGTCAGCGCCAGCAGGCCCGAGACCGGCACAACGGCTTGGCAGATGCCCGTCTCATTCATCTCCTTGGTGAATCGCTGCGCAACATCGGCCGCCGACAACATCGCGTCGATCCGTCCGGCGCCGATCTCGTCGGCTCGTGACGCCACGCCGACGATACCCAGCGCGCCCGCGGACCCGCCGACGAGTTGCCCAATCTGCTTGAGCAGAGCGACATCTGCGGCGTTGAGGGTGCGCAGCAGGAACACCACCGCGTCCACCCGCGGCACCCCGTCGGGCGGCACCAGCAACCGCAGCGTGCGCTCGGAGGCCTCGCGCGTCAGCGACGACGTCCCCGGGGTGTCGATGATGGTCGTGTCGACCAACTCTTCGGCGGGCCACTCGACGTCGAGGTCGGCCACGTCGGCGGGATTGAGCGCCCGGAGGTCGAACGTCAACCCCGAGCTGTGACTGATCGGCACATTGGAATGCCTTCCACCCCAATGGTTTGCGGTGACCGTTGGGGTAGGACCGTGCCGGAACCACGTCACGATCCGGGTGGCTTCGGTGGCGTCGGTCGGGGCGATGTCCTGACCGACCAGCGCATTCAGCAGGGTGGACTTTCCGGCCTTGAGCGTGCCGGCCAGGGCGATGCGGATCGGTTCGTTCAGCCGCGCGCCGATGCGGTCGAGTTCGTAGAAAACTTCAGGTCGGTTCCGGAACGCCGGCTCACCACGATAGGCCTGGACGGTCCCGCCCAAAATCGCACGGACTCGATCGCTAGTGCTCACACCCGTCCTACGGTCACCTGTGGCGTCAGTTTGTCCACATTGTCGATGACCTGGTTCAAGATATTCAACTGCCGCTCGAGTTCGCGGACCTTGTTGTCGCGTTCGGCCTCTTCCACGTGCGCCGCGGCGATGGTGGACTGCAGCGATTCGTTCAGCGATCGGGAAATCTCGCTGGCGATGTCGCGGTAGTGATCGCGCAGCGTGCGGTGGATGATCTTGAGCCGGTCGCGCGATTCCTTGCCCACCACGAAGGAGATGTCGTCGACGAAGCGCCGCACATTCGTCTTCGCCTCGGCGCGCGCCCGCAGCAGCCGGTTCTCCTTGTCCTCCTTGTAGGCCATGCGCCCCAGGACCAGTCCCGCGCCGATGGACAGCGGGTTGAACAGCCCCAGTCCCGCGACCGAGGACAACATGCCGATCATCACCACGCCGCCGTACGAACCACGCAGCCCGCTGACCACTTTCTGGCCCTTGCCGGCCGGCTTGGACTCCAGGTCGGACACCGACTTGAGCTGACCGAAATCCTCGCCCATCGCGCGTTGGCTCAGCTCGGGGGTCAGCACAGTGTCCAGTCCCGCCGCCGCGAACGAACGGGCGACGTCGTCGGCCAGCTGCTCGGCGCGTTGGTAGGCCCACACGAAGTTGTCCCCGACAGCGGTGGCAACGGCTTCCTCGACGTCGCTACCGATTTCGGCCCAATGACGGGTCGGATCGCACGCATCGATCTGGCGCTCGATGTCCTCGGTGAGCGACCGGAACCGGGCCCGCATGTCGTGGTCAACGTCGGTGCTCAGGTCGGTGAATCCGTCGTTGAGCACCTGCTGCCACAGCGCAGTCTGCTCCAGCGCGTCCAGCGCGTCACGCTTGCGGCGCTCCAGGTCGTCAGTGAGTCGGTCGCGAAGCGCGGGATCGTTGACCACCGCGAGTTCCGAGCCCGCAGCCATCGTCAATTGTTCTGCGGCCGAACGGATATCGCGCAGAACCTCGTCGCGTACCCGGTCGGTCTCGCGGGTGAGTACCCGCTCGCTGAGGAATTTGACGATCGCCGGGAAGTTGGATTCCTCGTTGAGTTCGGCGTCGTTCTGGGTGACGGCGTGGCTGCGCAGCAGCGACGAGACCGGCAGGATCGGTATCGGCACGCCGGCGCGCTGCAGGTGCGCGGTGTTGGCGTCGACGATGTCGCGCCAATGCGGGTAAAGGTCAGTTTTGGTGGCGGCCAACACTGAAACCGGGCAGATCCGGTGCGCCTGGCGGATGAACCACATCTCCGGTTCGGTCAGTTCCTGGCTGGTGTCGCTGACCATGATCAGCGCGTCCGCGTTGGGCAGCAGTCCGAGCGTCGCCGACAGGTGCGGCTGCCCGTGGCCGCCCACGCCCGGGGTGTCGACGAACGCCAACCCGCCCTGCAGCAGCGGGCTGGGCGCGCCAATCTCGACGCGCAGCACTTCGCGGTTGCCGGCCTGCGGCGCCCGGCGCAGGTCGGTGTTGATCTCGTCGATCGGGATGTCGATGGGCGCGGCCTCGCCGTTGGGCCCGGCAGCCACGATCAGCCGCGCCGAGGGCGGGTCGCCATGGCTGACGACAGTGATGACCACGGTGGCCTCGTCGTCGCCGACTCGCGCCACCGGCAGGTTGAGCAACGAGTTGAGTAGCCGACTCTTGCCCTGTTTGAGTTGCCCGGCGATGACCACCCGGATCTGCGGGTCGGTGATGCGCTCGCGGGCGCGGGCGAGTCGCTGCGCGAGGTCGTTGCGTTCGTTGAGTTCGGCGATGGCGATGGTGTGGTCGATCAGCTCGACGATCACGCTGACGCGCCTCGGATCACTGGCCTGAGTCACCGCGGTTCCCCACTTTCTCGCATCTGTGATTACGGTATGCGCGCGAATCGGCGGGGATCAAAAGATCCCCGCCGTTCGCTAGGTCCGCGCGTTACCCGTGCGGGCCGCCTCCGTGCGAGGGCGCGGGTGCGTGCACTGGAGCGGGTTCGTGCACGGGAGCCGGGGCGTGCGGAGTACCTTCGAACACCGACGGGCTGTGCGGCGCCGGGGCCTGCTCGACCGGAGCCGGCGAATGCTGAACCGGCGCGGGCGAATGCTGAACCGGGGCGGGCGAATGCTCGACCGGAGCCGGCGAGTGCTGAACCGGGGCAGGCGAGTGTTGAACCGGTGCCTGCTGCGCGGGCTCGTGGATTACCGGTCCGCCCGCGCTGCCGTGGCCGCCGGCGCCTCCGCCCTGGAAGACAGAGCCGGGGTTCGACGGCGGGGTCGCGTGACCACCTATGCCGGCTCCAGCGCCGCCGCCGCCCTGAATCACCGGGCCCTGTCCGGCGGGTCCGGCCGGGCCGTGCGCGCCGATGCCGCCGTTGCCGGCGACACCGCCGCCGCCTCCGAGCGTCGGGCCCTCCTGGCCGAGGATGCCGCCGTGAGCTCCACCGCCGGCACCCGCGTTGATGCCGCCGTCAGCTCCTCCGCCCGGGAAACCACCGCCGACGCCGGCTCCGGAGTTGACGCCGCCGCCAGCTTCGGCGTGGCCGCCGAGGCCCGCGCCACCGATCCCCCCGGCTTCTGCGTGACTGCCCAACCCGGCGCCGCCGGCAACGCTCGCGGATTGCGGAGTCGCGTGGCCGCCCAGCCCGCCCTCGCCGCTCAACGAGCCGCCGGTGCGTGCCCCGCCGATGCCCAGACCAGCGCCGCCTGCCGCCGCGGCACCACCTTGACCGCCGACACCGACACCTCCGAGCGGGCCGCCCACGTGAGGAGTGGCAGCACCGTTCAAAGCTGCGCCCTCGCTAGCGATCAATCCCGACTGGCCGCTTGCGCCCAGCGCGGCATTACCGCTCACCCCGGCAGCTGCACCGGCATTGCCTGCACCCGCCAGTTGGCTGCTGGCACCGAAACTTGTCTGGCTCGCCAAAGCGGCCTGGCCGCCGAGGTTGGCGCCACCGGCCAACCCCCCGCCAGCGCCGAACCCGCCACCAGCCTGCCCACCAAGACCAGCTTGGCCACCGGCACCGAAACCTGCCTGGCTCGCCAGCGCCGCCTGGCCACCCAACCCGCCGCCAACCTGGCCACCCAACCCGCCGCCAACCTGGCCCCCCAAACCAGCCTGACCGCCGGCAACGAAACCGCCACCGACCTGGCTACCGGAGCCAGCGCCGGCTTGTCCCCCAAGCGCCGCCTGGACGCCTAGGCTGCTGCTACCGGCCAGTCCACCGCCAGCCCCGAACCCGCCACCAGCCTGGCCGCCAGCGCCAGCGCCGAAGCCGCCACCGGCACCGGCACCGAAACCTGCCTGGCTCGCCAGCGCCGCCTGGCCACCCAACCCGCCGCCAACCTGGCCCCCCAGACCAGCCTGACCGCCCGCAGCGAAACCACCACCGATCTGGCTACCAACGCCAGCACCGGCACCAAGGCCGCCACCAACCTGGCTACCGAAGCCGGCACCGGCTTCACCCCTCAGACCAACACCGCCGTGACCCCCTAGGCCAGCACCGCCGCCAACGCCCGAGTCGCCGTTGAACCCGGCACCCGCACCGGCCGCGGCACGACCGCCGAGACCAGCCTCACCACCAAGACCCGCGCCACTGCCCAACCCAGCGCCGCCTTCAAATCCGCCACCGGCCCGCAGCCCAACACCTTCACCGAAACCGGCACGGCCACCAAAGCCGCTCTCGCCACCGAGACCGATACCGGCACGACCGCCCAGACCGACCTCACTGGCCAAGCCAAAGCCGGAGTGTCCACCGAAGCCACCGCCGAGTCCCAGGCCGGCATTGAGCCCGACGCCCAAACCAAATTCGCCACCGAAACCGCCACCAAAGCCGGTGCCGTGGCCGAATCCACCCACGCCAGGCCGGAACCCACCCCAGTCTGGGCCGCAGCCAGTACCGCCCCAATCGGGACCGCAGCCGGGTCCGAACCCAGGCCGACCGTCACCCCAGCCGTGGCCCCATCCGGGTCGTCCGTCACCCCAGCCGTGGCCCCATCCGGGCCGGGTCCGAAACCGGGACCAAAGCCGCCAGTGCCAGGACCGAATCCGCCCCAACCAGGCTGAAAGCCGAACCCGCCGTAACCGCCGCCGTAAATTCCGGCGTTGACGCCACCGAGCAGCGCGCCACCCAAGTCTCCAACGATCGCGCCACCGAGGCCGAGTGCAGCGCCGGCGCCGTCGACAACCGGGGCGATCGCGTCACCCACCAGAGCGCCTGCGTCCTGAGCAACCGCGCCGACAAGGCCGGGTCCGTACCCGTAGCCGGCGTCGTAGCCGCCGTATCCGGGGTCATAGCCGCCATAGCCTTGGTCGTAGCCATAGGCCTGGTCGTAGCCGCCGTAACCCGGCGCGAAGCCGTACTGGTCGGTGAGCACCTGCTGCAGCCCACCGATCGGGTCGCCCAGGCCGAGGGGCACACCCGGGACGGCGCTGGCCACCGCGGCGGCGAATTCCTCCGGAGCCACGTTGACCAAGCCTGCGTCAGTCATAGCCTGCCCGGGACCCAAAACGAATGCCTGGGCCGCGTCCGGGTTGGCAAACAAATCCATGATGTATTGGATCAGCCGGTCCATGATTGACTCCCCTTCAAATCCCCTTCGCCGATTGACCGGCGTTCTGCAATACACGCTATGGATTCCGCCCCCGCTCGTAATCGGGGTTGAATCCCCCAGCTGACCGCGACCCTATCGGGATCCGTGGGAGTGCCCCGTTAGGGGATTAGGGGATATGCGGGAATGCCCCAACGCACGCTATAGATACCCCCTATCAGGGGTATTAGTGCAGCTCAGGAATACAGAATCGAGCGCGGCGACGAGAAGTCAGCCGTGCAGGCCGAAGTCGTGGTGCTCGGGTTCGCCCGGGTGCGGGTGGGTAACCGGGTGGTCCCACAGGCTGAGGTCGTGCGCGGGGAATCCCCCATGGTCGGCCGGTGCATCCGGCGTTTCAGCCTCAGTGAGCTGCACCGATGCTCCGGGCGAGTCGATACCCAGCGGTCGCGGATCGGTCTGCGGCTGGATGGGTACCGGGATCGAGGGCTGATGAATCACGCTGCCCGCCGGACCCTGCGAATCGATCACCCCGGCGGGGGTATGCGGCGTGAATGCATCCAGGGCGGCCGCAGCCGCACCGGTTGCCCACACGTTTCCGTGATCGGGTGCGGGCGCACCCGCAGCTGGAGCACCCAGAGTGCCGATCGACAGTGAATCCGTCACCATGGGAATCAGATTATTCACGTCTGCACTGGTCATATCGGTAAGGTTCGCGTCAGCGATGGACTGCGCCGGGTTGGCTGCGTAACGCGCCGCGGCATCGGGATCACGCACGAGTGAGATCACGAAGTCGAGCAACGAGTTTGCCATCGAGCGCACCTCCTTGCCGAAATCTGCCCTTGCCGTCGGCGTCCACAGCAGCCGCCCGTCAATTACCCCGATGCTATCGGCTTAGCCGAGCGGTGTGATCGGTGCGCAACCCACCCCCCGCCTCGACAGCGTTAGGGGATAGCGCTTTAGGGGAACGGCGTGGCTACGGGGATGGCTACCCGGATACGGAGGTTGGTGCGGCTATGGTGGAAAAACCGCTCCTGACCACTGGCGCAGCACCGATTAGGGGGTACGCGACATGAGCGACTCTCGGGTGGCCGAAGAAATCGGACAAGCGCTGGCCGACGCTCCGACGGTTCCGGTGAAGCTACTGATCAGCGGCGGCATCGGAACCGGCAAGACCTCCGCTCTCGCCGACGCCCGCGACGCGCTGCGGCGTTCCGGGCTGACCGTGCTCACACGCCTGCGCCGCGCGGGCGATCCATCCGACGCGGCGCTGGTGATCGATGACGTTCACCTGCTGAGTGAGCCCGACCTGCTCAGCCTCGCCGAGTCAGTCAACGACCCGCGCACCACCGTGGTGGTGGCCACCGAGCCGCAGGTGCGTTTACGGGACCTGACCGCGGCGATGGAACGGGATCGACCACGCGTCTCGCTGGCCGCCCTCCCTGTTGCCGAAGACCTCGCGGCATGCACCGCGGGACTGCCGTTCCTGGTACACGCGACGTCCGAGGACACACATTCCCCAGCCCAGGCGGCCACCTTCGCGTTGATCGCGCGGCTGCGCCGCCTCGACGAACCCGACCTGGACACGCTTCTCATCATGTCGCTCGCCCAGGACCTGGGAGCAGCCGATGTTGCTGCAGCACTGGGTATTTCGGCAACCAACGCACGCCTGCTGGTGGACCGGGCCCACGCCGGTGGGCTGATCGAGCCGTCGCACAGCCCCGAGTTCCTGGAGCTGGTCCACGGCGCGACGGCCCAGGTCCTCGGCAACGCCCACCATCGCGAAGTCGAAACCGCGCTGCTGCGTTCACAACTCGACATGTCGACGGTTTCCCCACAGCTCGCCGTGCGCCTCGCCGAACACGGGCTCAAGGACGACCAGCTGGCGGCCATCGTCGCAACACAGGCCGCCGCGGCGAGTAGCGAATCAGCCAGGGCTGCGAGGATTTACCAGGCCGCCGTCAGCGCAGGCGCCACCGGTCTGACGTCTCGGGTCGCCGACGCCCTGGCCCTCAACGGAGACTGCGCGGCCGCGGCGACACTGGCCGACGAGCTACTCAGCTCCTCCGACTCCGCCGAACGTGCCGCGGCCGTTCGTATTTCGGCCAGCATCGCCGCGCATGAGGGCAATGCGAATCAGGCGGCGGAATTGTTCAGCTGGCTCGGCCCGTACCCGGACGCGGTGGTCGGGGCGGCCGCCACGATCGCGCTCGCCGCAACCGGCGATCTGACGCTGGCGCGTGCCGCTTTACGCCTCAAGGACGCCGGCCCACCGACGGTGGCCGCCCGCATCGCGCGCAGCCTGGCCGAGGGACTGCTGCTGACCATGGACCAGCCATACCCCGCCGCGATGGCGAAACTCGGCCCGGCCAGCGCAGCCGGACAAACTATGAGCGAAGTCATTCCGGATAGCCCGGCCGCACTGGTTACCTTGGCCGCGATCCACGGCGGCGATCCGGTCCGCGCCCGCACCGTGATCGGGCGCGCCGGTCGCGCCGACGGTGACGCGCTGTTCGCGTCTCGGCACACCTTGCTGTCCGGCTGGATCAAGATGCAGGACGGGCAGCTGCCGTCGGCCAGCGCGGACGTCGCAGCGGTCGGCACCGCCGGGCTGCAACGGCGTGACGCGTTGTGGGCGGCGGCGCTGCAGACGGCGATCGCGCGTCGCAGCGGGGACACCGGCGCGCTGCAAAAGCATTGGTACGCAGGCATGGAGGTGCTCGCCGAGTACTCCATCGACCTCTTCGCGCTGCTGCCGTTGGGCGAATTGTGGGTGGCTGCCGCCCGGATTCGCGAGGTTGAACAGTTGCGCCACTCCCTGGATCAGGCATTCAGCCTGCTCGAATCGCTCGGCAACCCAATCTTGTGGGCAATTCCACTGCATTGGGCGGGCGTGCACGCGGGAATCCTCGCCAACGCCCCGGATTTGGTCGCCCCGCATGGGCAGGCCCTCGGCGCAGCGGCCGCGACCAGCACCCTCGCACACGCCCTGTCAGGCGCGGGTCGCACCTGGCTACGGGTGCTGGCCAACCAGGTCGACCCCGACGAGGTCACGGCGTCGGCCCGGGCGCTATCGCATGTCGGGCTGACCTCGGATGCGACCCGGCTGGCCGGCCAGGCCGCGCTGCAAACACCCGACGGCAGGGTGTCCGGGGCGATGCTGCAACTGGCTCGGGATCTCAAACTGGGCGCGTCCCCGGGCGAGATCGCCAGCGGCCTGACCGGCGACGAACCAGAGGCCGTGAATCCGTCGGCGCCGCATCAGCCGAAGTCGGGATCGCCGCTGTCACATCGCGAACGAGAAGTCGCCGAACTCTTGCTGCTCGGCTTGCCGTACCGCGACATCGGCGCGCAACTGTTCATTTCGGCGAAGACGGTGGAACACCACGTGGCACGAATCCGTCGCCGGCTAGCCGCCGGTTCACGCTCGGAGATGTTGTCTATGTTACGTGCCATGCTCGCACCCGAGGGCTAAGCCGCAGGTCAAGGGCTTTTGCGAATCGCAGTTAGGGCAACCTTTCTCGCGTCGATACCTGCCCGGATGTCACTATGAGCTAGCAAAGATCGAACGGATTTTCGTTGAGTGACGATGCAATGGGGAGATACCTTCGGTGACCACGCAGACGATCATCAGATTGGTGTTGGGGCTGGGCCTGACCGCGATCGTGGCGTTGTTAGCTTTGAGGCGCGTCTGGTGGCTGTACCGGCTGATCATGTCCGGCCAGCCGGTGAGCAGTCGCACCGACAACGTCGGCACCCGAATCTGGACGCAGATCGCCGAGGTGTTCGGTCAGCGCAAGCTCCTGAAATGGTCGATCCCCGGCCTTGCCCACTTCTTCACCATGTGGGGATTCTTCATCCTCATCATGGTGTACATCGAGGCATACGGCACCTTGTTCCAACCCAACTTCCACATCCCGATCGTCGGCCGCTGGGACGCGCTGGGTTTCTTGCAGGACTTCATTGCCCTCGCCGTAATGGGCGGCATCATCACGTTCTCGATCATCCGATTGCGCAGTGAGCCAAAGGAACACGGTCGTTCGTCGCGGTTCTACGGCTCCCACACCGGCGGCGCGTGGCTGATCCTGTTCATGATCTCCCTGGTGATCATCAGCTTTGCGATCTTCCGCGGAGCCGCGGTCAACACCGGCAACTTCCCGTACGGCGGGGGGGCGTTCTTCTCGCAGGGCATGGGCAAGCTGATGCATCCGCTGGGCGAAACCGCCAACGAATGGATCGAAACGTTCGCACTGCTCACCCACATCGCGGTGGCCCTGTTCTTCCTGCTGATCGTGCTGCACTCCAAGCACCTGCACATCTTCCTGGCGCCGATAAACGTCACCTTCAAGCGCCTACCCGACGGTCTCGGCCCGCTGCTGCCGATGGAATCCGGCGGCAAGCCGATCAACTTCGAAGATCCCGGCGAGGACGACGTTTTCGGTCGCGGCAAGATCGAGGACTTCACCTGGAAGGCGAACCTCGACTTCGCCACCTGTACCGAATGTGGGCGCTGCCAGTCACAGTGCCCGGCCTGGAACACCGGAAAGCCGTTGTCTCCCAAGCTCGTGATCATGGACCTGCGCGACCACTGGATGGCCAAGGCGCCTTACATCCTGGGCGAGAAGACCGCCGAGCCGCTCGAGGGTCTGGACCTCGAAACGGTCCACGAAGAGGGACACCACGTTCCGGAGTCCGGCTTCGGCCGCATTCCCGGGCACGGCCCCGAGCAGGCCGCTCGTCCGCTGGTCGGCACCGCCGAACAGGGCGGCGTGATCGACCCCGACGTGCTGTGGTCGTGCGTGTCCTGCGGCGCCTGCGTCGAACAGTGCCCGGTGGACATCGAGCACATCGATCACATCATCGATATGCGCCGCTACCAGGTGATGATGGAGTCGGAGTTCCCGTCCGAGCTGTCGGTGCTGTTCAAGAACCTGGAGACCAAGGGCAACCCGTGGGGCCAGAATGCCGGGGACCGGACCAACTGGATCGACGAGGTCGACTTCGACGTCCCGGTCTACGGCCAGGACGTGGAGAGTTTCGACGGCTACGAGTACCTGTTCTGGGTGGGGTGCGCCGGCGCGTACGACGACAAGGCCAAGAAGACCACCAAGGCCGTCGCCGAGCTGCTGGCCATCGCCGGGGTGAAGTACATGGTGCTGGGCACCGGGGAATCCTGCAACGGTGACTCGGCACGCCGGTCCGGCAACGAGTTCCTGTTCCAGCAGCTGGCCGCCCAGGCCGTCGAGACCCTGGACGGCGTCTTCGAGGGCGTCGAGACCGTCGACCGCAAGATCGTCGTCACCTGCCCGCACTGCTTCAACACGCTCGGTAAGGAATACCGCCAGCTGGGCGCCAACTACAGCGTCCTGCACCACACCCAGCTGCTCAACCGGCTGGTGCGCGACAAGAAACTCGTTCCGGTAACGCCTGTCTCGCAAGACATTACGTATCACGACCCCTGCTATCTGGGTCGGCACAACAAGGTGTACGAGGCGCCGCGCGAGCTGATCGGTTTCGCCGGGGGGAACCTCACCGAGATGCCGCGGAACTCCGACCGCAGCTTCTGCTGCGGCGCCGGCGGTGCGCGCATGTGGATGGAAGAGCACATCGGCAAGCGCATCAACCACGAGCGCGTCGACGAAGCGCTGGCCACCAACGCCTCGACGATCGCGACGGGTTGCCCGTTCTGCCGCGTGATGGTCACCGACGGTGTCAACGACCGGCAGGAAGAGGCCGGCCGCAGCGGGGTCGAGGTGCTCGACGTCGCGCAGATCCTGCTCGGATCGCTCGAGTACGACAAGGCGACGCTGCCGGAGAAGGGCACGGCCGCGAAGGAAGCAGAGGAAAGGGCGGAAAAGGCCGCGAAGGCCGAGCCCAAGGCAGCTGCACCGGCGGCCCCGGCCGAGGCACCCGAAGAGACCGAAGAACCCGCCGCCGAGCCCGAGCAGGCCACCAAGGCCGCCCCGGCGCCCGCTAAGGGATTGGGTATCGCCGGTGGCGCCAAGCGACCCGGCGCCAAGAAAGCCGCGGCTCCGGCCGCGGAAGCACCGGCCGCCGAGGCAGCGGAAGCCAAGACGGAAGCCGCGCCCGCCAAGGGGCTGGGCATGGCCGCCGGCGCCAGAAAGCCGGGCGCCAAGAAGACAGCCGCCGCACCGGCCGCCAAGGCGGAAGCCCCCGCGGTCGAGGAAAAGACCGAGGCCACGGCTCCGGCCGCACCCGTCAAGGGACTGGGCATGGCCGCCGGCGCCCGGAAGCCGGGGGCCAAGAAAGCCCCAGCCCCGGCTGCCAAGCCGGCTACCGAAGCCAAGCCGGAGAGCGCCGAACCCGCCGAGGCCGAGGCGGCGGCACCGGAGAGCGCCGAACCCAAGGCACCGGCCGCACCCGTCAAGGGCCTGGGTATCGCCGCGGGCGCCAAGCGCCCCGGAGCCAAGAAAGCCGCACCGGCGACCCCGGCGGCCGAGGCGAAACCGGAGGCGAAAACCGAGGCCGCCGCGCCCGCGGAACAAAAGACCGAGCCCAAGCCGGAGCCGGCCGGGGAAACCAACGGCGACGCGGCCCCACCGGCGGCGCCTGTCAAGGGGCTCGGCATCGCCCGCGGCGCCCGCCCACCGGGTAAGCGCTGATCACAGATTGGCCTCTATCAGCAAAAATCGGTGGACACCGATGGCACCATGGGTGACGTGACCACTCACCAGGTGCCCGTGCACAGCCCCGGCCACCACCGGCAGCGGAATTTCGCGCAGTCGTCCAAGCTTCAGGACGTTCTGTACGAAATCCGCGGCCCGGTGCACCAGCATGCTGCGCGGCTGGAGGCCGAGGGGCACCGCATTCTCAAGCTCAACATCGGCAACCCGGCGCCGTTCGGCTTCGACGCACCCGACGTGATCATGCGCGACATGATCCAGGCGCTGCCCTACGCGCAGGGCTACTCGGACTCGCAGGGCATCCTGCCCGCCCGGCGCGCGGTGGTCACCCGCTATGAACTGGTCGACGGCTTCCCACGGTTCGACGTCGACGACGTCTTCCTCGGCAACGGCGT
This window encodes:
- a CDS encoding heterodisulfide reductase-related iron-sulfur binding cluster, coding for MTTQTIIRLVLGLGLTAIVALLALRRVWWLYRLIMSGQPVSSRTDNVGTRIWTQIAEVFGQRKLLKWSIPGLAHFFTMWGFFILIMVYIEAYGTLFQPNFHIPIVGRWDALGFLQDFIALAVMGGIITFSIIRLRSEPKEHGRSSRFYGSHTGGAWLILFMISLVIISFAIFRGAAVNTGNFPYGGGAFFSQGMGKLMHPLGETANEWIETFALLTHIAVALFFLLIVLHSKHLHIFLAPINVTFKRLPDGLGPLLPMESGGKPINFEDPGEDDVFGRGKIEDFTWKANLDFATCTECGRCQSQCPAWNTGKPLSPKLVIMDLRDHWMAKAPYILGEKTAEPLEGLDLETVHEEGHHVPESGFGRIPGHGPEQAARPLVGTAEQGGVIDPDVLWSCVSCGACVEQCPVDIEHIDHIIDMRRYQVMMESEFPSELSVLFKNLETKGNPWGQNAGDRTNWIDEVDFDVPVYGQDVESFDGYEYLFWVGCAGAYDDKAKKTTKAVAELLAIAGVKYMVLGTGESCNGDSARRSGNEFLFQQLAAQAVETLDGVFEGVETVDRKIVVTCPHCFNTLGKEYRQLGANYSVLHHTQLLNRLVRDKKLVPVTPVSQDITYHDPCYLGRHNKVYEAPRELIGFAGGNLTEMPRNSDRSFCCGAGGARMWMEEHIGKRINHERVDEALATNASTIATGCPFCRVMVTDGVNDRQEEAGRSGVEVLDVAQILLGSLEYDKATLPEKGTAAKEAEERAEKAAKAEPKAAAPAAPAEAPEETEEPAAEPEQATKAAPAPAKGLGIAGGAKRPGAKKAAAPAAEAPAAEAAEAKTEAAPAKGLGMAAGARKPGAKKTAAAPAAKAEAPAVEEKTEATAPAAPVKGLGMAAGARKPGAKKAPAPAAKPATEAKPESAEPAEAEAAAPESAEPKAPAAPVKGLGIAAGAKRPGAKKAAPATPAAEAKPEAKTEAAAPAEQKTEPKPEPAGETNGDAAPPAAPVKGLGIARGARPPGKR